CTCAAACTTTAGAAGACTGTGCCTCACGCTATAACCACTAAAGTATCCAGAGATCACTAAGCTGTCCAAGACATGCgcaaacaaaaaagaaagaaaaaaacatcaAATTAAAATGTCAAATTTACAAAATCAACTTCACTTGCAGTCTACAATGCCCCATATCATCTTAAATTTTTCAAAGTCCAGACTGAGTATACtggaagaaacaaaaaaaaaggtttAAGAATAGTGCCAATTTTCTTTTCACAATACTGTACATAAGGATGAACTAATGTCTATGGCCTATACCATATGAGAACAAACATACAATAAAGTTAACACATGATGAAAAACCACAGGAATGCATGTGCCACTTACCTATCAGTATCAATTTCTCAAAAAGTTCCAAATCTGTCCATCAAAACGAACATACTTTCATGCATTTTGCAATGATAGAAGCATGCTTAGGATTCCGCTGACATAAAAGTGTCCCAGTCCAAAAGAATGACAGCATAGTCTAAGGCCGCTGTATCAGGCCCAAAGATACCACAAGGAGAAAAAGGGTCTACAAACAAGAATTGCAATTGAAAGTTAAAAAGATGGAGTTGTGCAACTACTGTAGTCCATAAACCTGAAATCAATGTTTGTATAGATGGGAAATTAGGAACTACATGTAGATATAGGTACGTCCATACGTGAAAATAAATTATGTGCATCAGTTTAATGCTTAAAAACAGTTGAATCCAGAAAAAGCAATCACAGTAACCAGGCATATAAGAACGGCACACACATATTTTCAGTTCTTAGAAATTGAACACCATGGCGCCTGGCACCAATCAACATCAGAGCTACCCGTATATTAACACTTCTCATGGCCACAATTGATCTCCAGCAGTTCATTCAGAAGGGAAGAACCATGTTGGATTCAGAGGCCTGTCCTTTGGTACCTGAAGGTACTCCTCTAATATGCCTGCCGCAAACGGTGCAACTGTACCATATCTCATATTGTACACAAACTTAACTAAAACAGGTGCACAATTATCATAGGCAGAGAATTGACCATCAATGAAATAgataagatcttcttcaactcgtCATACTGACACACACGAAAAGTCCTGCTGCTGCATGGGCTGATGAAGATGCAGTCGCCCTTCAAGCTGTTGACCTCAGTGAATCTGACTGGATTGGTGCTCAAGTCCACTTCAAGTACTCTAACCTCACGAATGTGTTCCAAACATTCAGAACCACTAAAGTATGTCAGAATCAGCAATAATTTTCCATGCTACTCTGCTATCTTCCACCTGCGTATACAGGTACCACGGATCTTAGGTAGTTCCTCGGTCACACAACGCTCAACACGAGAAACAAAATAATGCACCCTTATGGACGGTTTCTACAATGTGGCTAAGTATCAGGTGCACAAGCACCACTTGGTACATAtgcgcaaaaaaaaaatcaatttaaAATGTTAAATTTGCAAAATCAACTTCACTTGCAGTCTACAATGCCCTATATCATCTTTAAATTTTCGAAGTCCAGACTAAGTATACTGGAACAAACAAAAGAGGCCTAAGAAGAGTGCCAATTTTGTTTTTCACAATAGTGTATATAATGATGAACTAATCTCTATGACCTACACCTTACAAATATACAATAAAGTTAATACATGATGAAAAACCACATGAATGCATGTGCCACTGACCTACCAGCATCAATTTCTCAAAAAGTTCCAAATCTGTCCATCAAAAGGAACATACTTTCATGCATTTTGCAATGATAGAAGAATGCTTAGGATTCCGCTGACATAAAAGTGTCCCAGTCCAAAAGAATGACAGCATAGTCTAAGGCCACTGTATCAGGCCCAAAGATACCACAAGGAGAAAAAGAGTCTACAAACAAGAATTGCAATTGAAAGTTAAAAAGATTGAGTTGTGCAACTACTGTAGTCCATAAACCTGAAATCAATGTTTGTATAGATGGGAAATTAGGAACTACATATAGATATAGGTACGTCCATACGTGAAAATAAATTAAGTGCATCAGTTTAATGCTTAAAAACAGTTTAATTCAGAAAAGCAATTACAATAACAAGGCATATAAGAATGGCACACACATATTTTCAGTTCTTAGAAATTGAACACCATGCTGCGCCTGGCACCAATCAACATCAGAGCTACCCGTATATTAACACTCCTCATGGCCACAATTGATCTCCAGCAGTTCATTCAGAAGGGAAGAGCCATGTTGGATTCAGAGGCCTGCCCTTTGGTACCTGAAGGTACTCCTCTAATATGCCTGCCGCAAACGGTGTGACTGTACCATCTCTCATATTGTACACAAACTTAACAAAAATAGGTGCATCATTATCATGGGAAGAGAATCGGCCATCAATGAAATAGAcaagatcatcttcaactccgTCATACTGACACACATGAAAAGTCCCTCTGCTGCGTGGGCTGATGAAGATGTAGTGACCATTCAAGCTGTTGATCTGGTTGAATCTGACTGGGTTGGCGCTTAAGTCCACGTCAAGTACTCTAACCTCACGAATGTTTTGCCAACATTCAGAACCACCAAAGTATGTCAGAATCAGCAATAATTTTCAATGCCACTCTGCTATCTACCACCTGCGTATACAGGTACCATCAATCTCAGGCAGTTCCTCGGTCACACAACGCTCAACACGAGAAACCATCAAGCCCCTGTCACCATCTTCAGAGATTTCAATGGAAAAAAGTTCAAAAGCGAGCTTGCTGAACATGTAGAGCTTCCCCTGGTAGAAACTTGAAAGCAATATCGCTGAACCACTAATGCAGCCACCAAGGCACACACACCACGACGACATCCCAGGTGTCCATAGTGCAAGCATAGGTACACATACATAATAGGTTCGTCATGGAGAGGGCAGCCACAATAAACTTGGAGCTAGAGTCAGGTGAAGAGGGCAGGAGTATTGAAAAAGAGCATGGTCACTTCCAATATTTTCCACCTTAATTAATTCAAGCATATAAAAAATGTGTTTTAGGCCTTCTAACGAAGTTGGACTCTAAAATTTTTCTTGTGTGTACTGCATAAATAGGTCCTCCGTAATAATAGTCTAAAAACTTTTGGCTATGGCAAACTGTGCAACTTCGCCAAGAAGACCTATGGCACATATATAGATAAATGATTTCATGTAACTAAAGATTGGTCTGTCGAGTTTAAGGTCCAATATAAAGATATTTAGAACCTTAGTTATTCATAGAAAGAACTGAACTAAGAAGACCATGACAGTGTCATGCTTCAGTTAATTAGAAAAAGCAAGTTGAATACTCATTTACTATCTCTTATACTAAAAAAAAGAGATAACATTGCAATGAAAGATGTCAGAAGTAAAACTGACATGTTTAACATATCACATTTTTTTAACGGGAACATATCATAGACTAGGCTCAGATAAATAGCACCTCTGACAATAGCTGAACATTCAAATCAAGTTTGATATGTAACTAGTAGAAACAATAACAGTATATTAAGTGCTGGAAAACGAAAATAAGAGGATAAGGCTAGCATATGATATGCATATGCCACATCAATATTTTGGCATGTAGAGCGTTTGAGAAATATGAGCATTATAGATCACAACTGAAGCCTCCACCGGTTGCAATTCCCCTCAGCCTTCACCTACGGATAGGAAGTACATCTGAAACAAAACACACATCAATATATATAAGTCACAGCACATTATCACTGTACAAAAAAAGTGAAATATATAAAATGGCACCTCCGATCCAGTTCAAGAAGAAGGAAAAATCCAAATGGGGAGACCAATGTAGCGC
This sequence is a window from Miscanthus floridulus cultivar M001 chromosome 10, ASM1932011v1, whole genome shotgun sequence. Protein-coding genes within it:
- the LOC136490145 gene encoding LOW QUALITY PROTEIN: uncharacterized protein (The sequence of the model RefSeq protein was modified relative to this genomic sequence to represent the inferred CDS: substituted 2 bases at 2 genomic stop codons) codes for the protein MLALWTPGMSSWCVCLGGCISGSAILLSSFYQGKLYMFSKLAFELFSIEISEDGDRGLMVSRVERCVTEELPEIDGTCIRRWXIAEWHXKLLLILTYFGGSECWQNIREVRVLDVDLSANPVRFNQINSLNGHYIFISPRSRGTFHVCQYDGVEDDLVYFIDGRFSSHDNDAPIFVKFVYNMRDGTVTPFAAGILEEYLQVPKGRPLNPTWLFPSE